In Nerophis lumbriciformis linkage group LG01, RoL_Nlum_v2.1, whole genome shotgun sequence, the genomic stretch atgtgggctctgtaccgaggatgtcgtggcttgtgcagccctttgagacacttgtgatttagggctatataaataaacattgattgattgatgttaaatACACGTTTCCCTTAATGGGCTGCAGCTCCCCActgctggcagcactcgtgcagccgcaggccatgatgctgccaccaacaTGCTTGACTTGTATGACAATTGTTGATGTACATTGCCAATTCTAAAGAACATATACATGTTTAATTATTGTAGTATTGTCCTGTAATAAAATGTTTGCGGAAATACCTATTTTTGTGAGGTACTGTATGTGTATTATTGTGGTTGCACGAGTATACATGTGTACTCTATCAGGTACTTTGCCTACACTAAGTAACTCCCTAATTAAGTGACACGAAGTATCAGTACGATTTAATTGCATTAATCTTTTACATCAGGAGACCAAAATGCTACAGCAATCAAAGAAATCTTCCTTTAAATTTCATGTTTGTATCATATTGTGTTATTGATTACCACAGCAGTGAATGCTGACAGTTGTGATGTCACTGTAAAATCTTAATAAAAAAGCGGCGGTCCAggttgaattgtttttgttttctttcttctgtatttaaataaaaatcattGACGGTCACTGTGAGTCAGAGGAAGAATCTTTGACGTCTGTGCTCTCTGTAGCCTCGCTCACTTCACTCAGCTCTTTGCTTTCTCCTCCACTGTCTCTCTCGCTTCCCCTTTCTTGGTTGCCGGAACCAGACGGTGCTTCCTGACCCGGCACTCGCACACCTGGCTTTCTCAACTGCGGGACAAACCCAATTGAGACAATCAAAATGCAGTTGTGTTAGCTAACCAGTCAGGCATCACGTGGAGATCTTACCAAGTGATGGCCACTGTGTGTTGAAGACAATCATGTACCTCATCTGCCATGTGGGCCAAGTCTCTCTTCATGGCATAGGCGTCCTCACCATCTGCATAGTATTTTGGTTCTACTTCACTGATCCTGTACATCAAAGAAATAACATCTCAAATGTAACCAATATCTTTTTATTGTACCGTTTTGTACTGCATATAGCAGCCACGGAACTCAGAATCGTAAGAGGAAAATGTTTTCAAGCCAAAGAACACAACAGTGTTATTTATTAAGTCACTCCAATATTGTGCCCTAGTAGGCAGTCTTAACCGCTTCTGTCCGCATTAACAAAatgcaaataaaatttaaaaataatttgataATACTATTCCTACAATTTTTCTTTGAATTAATTTGTCTTTTCAAAAATACAATTGAATTAAAACAGCAATTGGAACATGGCCTCCTAAAGTTTtttaaaatagaaagaaaaatgcgcataattttttttaaaaataacatgTTGACCTAATGCATTCATTTTTGAGAAGCATTTGCAATGTATATCCtaaaaaaatgacatttaaagtctaattctaaagttaaaattctaaagttattgGACAAAATTTGCTATGGGGGTGTTTCTCAGCTGCAGGGACAGGACTGGTTGCAATTGAAGGAAAGATGATTGTGGCCAAGTAAAACAATATACTGGAAGAAAACCTCTTCCAGAGTGATTGGGACCTCAGATTGGGCCGAAGGTTCACCTTCCAACAAAACAatgaccctaagcacacagctGAAAAAACAGGAGTGGCTTTGGAACAACTCTGAACATTCCTGACTTAAACCCAACTGAACATCTCTGGAAGGACCTGTACATCAGCGTTCATCATCCAACCTGACAAAACTGGAGAGGATCTGCAAGAAAGAATGGCAGAGAATCCCCAAATCCAGGCGTGGAAAAACTTGTCCCATCATTCCCACGACGACTTGTGACTATACTACTTAGGACAATGTCATATTTcagtttttcttaaaaaaaaattctacatttcttttttttctgtcaagatggggtaCTTAGTATACGTTcaaattgactagtgatgcaccgaaagaCTTTGACCAACCGTAAGCAAGTAGGACGATCATTTCTTGAATCAATCAATTTTTCGATTATTTaatctgtacatttttttttttttttctaacaaacTGTTCCTTAGTGTAGtggtgcaacattttcaattaacCAAACATACACCAAGAATTTTCTTGCATGTAGAAATattaaatgcatgtttggtttggagataCAAAAGAAAGTGAGCTCAGCTAATACCATCTCATGTATCAACTGtaaattatatataccgtatttttcggattataaatcgcagtttttttcatagtttggccaggggtgcgacatatactccggagcgatttgtgtgtgaaattattaatacattaccgtaaaatatcaaataatattcatCTCATTCGCgcaagagacgaagcaaatgtccgcaatcgtcacacacacatcagcaatcgtcacacacgtcaaccaataagaattcggcgggggcgggtcatggcagaagtgcattgtgggtcatgggatgctaactgctgctacatccgtagctattaaaattggttatttcaacattggcggtaacttataaaaactgagaggggctgaactaaaatggcaccgaaaaggaaatcatatattgcagattacaagccggacatagtgaaatatgcagcagagaacagcgatcgagcagcagaaagaaaggaaacggcgcataccagaggcgacaccggggaggaagatttcatcggatttagcgatcgggagtgacagattgtttggtaaacgtatagcatgttctatatgttatagttatttgaatgactcttgccatgatgtgttgcattAACATAccgggcacgttctcagttggttatttgtgcgtcatatggcgttgttcactattctttatttattttaaattgcctttcaaatgtctattcttggtgttggattttatcaaatattggtgttggattttatcaaataaatttcccccaaaaatgcgatttatactacagtgcgacgtatatgtgtttttttccttctttattgtgcattttcggccggtgcgacgtatactccggagcgacttatagtccgaaaaatacggtatatatatatttttttttatttcttcccATGGTTCTGTGCCACAATCAATTAAATGTAGGGTAAACCCTGGTGTTTCAACTACAGGCGCTTCTTTGAATAATCCAGTATTGGACCTGGGTCCACTTATTGAGGAAATATCCAGATCTGAAAGTCAAAATCCAATTAAAAactcacaatttaaaaaaatgcttacagaatctaaacatcacaaaggataagaaaaacttgaatgattTGAGGGTATTTGTCTTTGTTGGCTTTGAGTGTGCAGAACAATGATGTTGATAAAAGGGACTTACTGGAACTTGAGTGTGTTCGAATACAGATGCAGGGCTGCCCGATTGCTGCAGTGAGAAGAAGGGTGTGGTGAGGAAAACACTCCAGATTAAGTCAAAGTCATCGTAATTGAGAAGTGTACCTTTTGCGGACATGAAGGGAGACATATTTGGCATTGAAATTTTCTATCATGGCACGACTGGCCTGGTCCATCAGCTTTTGAGCCAGACCCAGACGTC encodes the following:
- the naa10 gene encoding N-alpha-acetyltransferase 10 isoform X1 yields the protein MNIRNARPEDLMNMQHCNLLCLPENYQMKYYFYHGLSWPQLSYIAEDENGKIVGYVLAKMEEDPDDVPHGHITSLAVKRSHRRLGLAQKLMDQASRAMIENFNAKYVSLHVRKSNRAALHLYSNTLKFQISEVEPKYYADGEDAYAMKRDLAHMADELRKPGVRVPGQEAPSGSGNQERGSERDSGGESKELSEVSEATESTDVKDSSSDSQ
- the naa10 gene encoding N-alpha-acetyltransferase 10 isoform X2 is translated as MNIRNARPEDLMNMQHCNLLCLPENYQMKYYFYHGLSWPQLSYIAEDENGKIVGYVLAKMEEDPDDVPHGHITSLAVKRSHRRLGLAQKLMDQASRAMIENFNAKYVSLHVRKSNRAALHLYSNTLKFQISEVEPKYYADGEDAYAMKRDLAHMADEVHDCLQHTVAITC